DNA sequence from the Alteribacter lacisalsi genome:
GATTCGGATCCGTACTCAGCGATCGTGGAGAAGTCAATGCTTCCTGTCAAATCGGCAATGTCCTGTGATTTCGGATCTGACGGGCTGAACGTTCCGATGCCGCAGCGGCGGTCCTCGGAGAAAATAACCCGTTCGACCATAACGTCTTCAATACGGCCGCCATACTCTTTTTCCAGACGCATCAGATTCAGCGGGGAAAGGTTTCCTTCCACCCGGATGCCGGTTTCTTTCTTAAAATCCTCTCTCAGATGATGAGGAATGAGGTGAAGCGGATCCTCATGCATCGGACAGCCTTTAATACAATAAACGGCTCCATTATCATTCTTGGAATACTGTTCGAGTCCTCGTTTAAGCATCGTGACGAGTGTGGATTTACCACCACTCACCGGTCCCATCAGAAGCAGAATACGTTTTTTTACATCCAGTCGTTTCGCTGCAGAATGAAAGTACTCTTCCACAAGGCGCTCAAGTGCATCTTCAAGGCCGTAAATCTGATTTTCAAAGAAACGGTAATGCTTTTTGCCGTCAACTTCCTCTACGCCCGCATCTCTAATCATGTTATAAATACGGGAGTGTGCAGTCTGTGCCACTTCCGGTCGTTCCCTCACAATATCAAGGTACTCTGCGAATGTCCCTTCCCACTTCAGGTTCTCTTCTTCTTCCCGGTAGTGCTGAATTTTATTAAGAATGTCCATTTGGGGCCTCCTCCCAATACTGGCTGGGGAAACAACCAGATATCTTGGTTCATCTTATGCGTGTCTTTCCGGTATCATTCACCCTCTTTGAAAAGACATGCTTGTAAAATCCGTCCGGTTTCGACATCCGGGTTCCTTTATTTCTTATACTGTCATCCCAATGCACATGGTCAACGACCTGTACAGTCGGGGCTGTCCCCAGCTTGTTACGATTCATTCTATTGCCTTGGGCCCAGGTTCAGAACCAGAACAGCCGCAGATTACGCTGCAGGTGGACGCTTCCACACCAAAAAACAGCTAAATGAAAAAACCGACCGGCTCCGGTCGGTCCCGGAACGCAGACGGTTCTGTGTTTTTGTTTTAGAGAAGCTCTTTGTTGTTTAATTACGCTGCAGGCAGGACGCTTTCCGCGGGCATCGCTTCAGCCTCCTCGGTAAAGTCCCTGCTTCTTCCTCTGCCAGCATGCCCTTCGAAGCGGTCTGCGTCGAAGCAGCTCGCAGCTTTTTCGAGAGGCTTTGTTAAAGTCTGGTGTTGATTTCTGCTCACTGCGCTCCCTTTCCGCGGGCACCGCTTCAGCCTCCTCGGGAAAAACGCCCTGCGGGGTCTTCAGCCGGCGCTGTTCCCGCAGGAGTGTCGCGCGTTCGCTTCAATCAACGATAGAAAAATATCAACATTAAGCTTTAACAGAGCCTTTCGAGAAGCAAACGCTCGTCGCCGGAGTCGCCGCCTTCCGCTTCATATTAAGATCTATCCGCAACAGCTTTAAAGGTGATGAGTGGCCTTATACTCAAAAATCTTATTTCCGGATGTGGGGCTTTTATCGAGGTTTTCACGCCGCTTTTTGTGGGCGTCCTTAAATGCTCGGCTGTCCACCCAGGCACGGTAGTCTTCCTCCGATTCCCACTTCGTCAGGACAACCTGGTAATTGTCATCATCGGACGGATCCAGAAACATAAAATCGAGGCAGCCCGGAACCTCCTTCATTTTTTCAGCGCTTTCGGCAAAACGGCTGGATACGTTATCCCGTCCTTCTTTAGGTACGTGAAGTTCGTTCATTACTACGTACATTTTCCATACCTCCTCATAAAATAAGCGTTCTTTCCTCATTATAAGTGAGAGAGCCGAATAGGAAAAGAAATTGGACGTGCATCCGTTTTATTTTCGTGGTATATTGTTTTTACAGAGACGATTGAAGGAGGCGGCAATGTTATGAACTTGCTATTAATTCTAGGCGTATGTGCAGCCTTTCTCGCTGCTATTTTTACCGGGGGATACAACTCCAACCCAAACCGTCAATAATGTTAAAAAAGCTGTTCCCCCGCGCGGGAGGCAGCTTTTTTTCGTTGATCACCCTGGTTTTCTATAATTCCACTGCCAGCGGACGCTTTACCCCGCGCCCACCCTGAGAGGCAGCTGCATTTTTTTAAGGACAATTAAATGTGTTTTTTCCCTCTGTATCGAATATAGATGAGAAAGGCGGACAGACCACGCTTCCCAGCTTTACTCCCGCTCCCGCCATAATAACCATACGGCAGGTGAAGAAGATTGACATGTTTTCTATATCCCGATATTGGACGAGTAGACGAACCAGTCCAGTTCCATATGGACGGTTTCAAACCCGGTGAGAAGGTGGAAATCCGGGCTGAGTGGATGGACAGATCAGAATACAAGTGGACTTCTTCGATCACGGTTACAGCTGGATCCGATGGAAAAGTGCAGCTTTCCGGTGATACTGAAGGACCTGATTTCCGCACGCTTTTCTGGCAGCTGGCCCCTGTCTCAAGTGAAGTAGAAGGCGCTGTCCTGCAACGGAGTGAACTTGCGCCATTCCACATCGGTATAACCGTAGTAAACGAGACACATGAAATCGTGACAGAACGGGTCATCACCAGACTTTTTGTAGAGGATCATATCAAACAGGAAGAGGTGGATACACCGGAGTGCCAGGGTACTTTTTTTTACCCTGAGAAAGAAAACAGTCTCCCGGCGGTCATCGTCCTCGGCGGCTCAGAAGGCGGTGTGTATGAAGAAACGGCCGCCCTTCTTGCAGCTCACGGATATGCCGCACTTGCGCTCGGGTACTTCGGTTACCCTCCTCTGCCTCCTGATCTTCACGAAATTCCCGTTGAAACCGTGAACAGGGCTGTTCAGTGGCTCACTGACCAGCCGAATGTGAACGGGAATGAAATAGCCTGCCTCGGAATTTCAAAGGGTGGTGAACTGGCCCTGCTGGCTGCTTCGCAGGACTCAAGAATTAAAGCAGTGATCGGAGAAATGCCGCCGAGCCACGTTTTTCAGAGCCTCAGACAGGGCCGTAGGAGCTCTTCGTGGTCAAAGGATCGGACGCCGGTGCCGTTCATTCCGTATTCGCTTGACTTTACCATGCGTGTGGAGCACGCAGTAGCCCAGTGGAAAAAAGAGCCTCTTGGAATGCGGCCGGTGTTTGAACGGAGCCTGAAAAAATACGGATCCGGCGGTGAAGCGGCTCTATATGTGGAAAAGATCAATGGACCTGTGATGCTGATCAGCGGCGGTGCCGACGAATTGTGGCCATCTTCCTCTATGTGCAAGACAATGATGTCACGGCTCAGCGCCAATTCTTTCGCGCACGAAAAAAAGCACCTCTCATTTGAAGATGCGGGCCATGTGCTGACAATTCCCTATCTTCCTGCACGGATTCCGAAGAGTTTTCCATTTAAAACAGGAGGTACGGAAGAGGCAAATGCCCGGGCAGGGGAGCAGGCCTGGAAGGAAACAGTGGCGTTTCTCGACCGTCACTTTAACCCAGTAAAAGCAAGAATTGAAACAGTGCTTTTCCAAAAGTAATAACTCAGTTTTAACGGCCCGCTCTGGTTGAAGAGCGGGCCGTTTTTTGGATGATGTTATTCTGTTGAACGAGTGTTTTATCAGCTATTCGGTCTATCCTCCAGCCCCTCGATTGCTGATGCGATATCGTAATCGTCGAGATTCAGTTCTGTTTCTTTTGCGAGAACCTTGCGGGCGAGTTCGGCACCGAGGTACGGCCCTGAAGTGAGGCCCGAAGAACCGAGCCCGTTCGCAGCATAGAGCCCTTCTTTTCCCGGAACAGGTCCTGCAACAGGCAGGAAATTCGGTGTGAACGGCCTGAAACCGACGCGTGTTTCTGTGAGGGTTGCTTCTGTGAGACCTGGTGCCACACTGAGTCCGCTGGAGAGCACCTCCTGTACACCTCCGGCAGTTACCCTGGGATCAAATCCCGTGTCGTCCTCGTGAGTGGCACCGACAACGACGCGACCCTCTTCAAATGTGAGCAGATACAGCCGTCCCGGAGGCATGACGACGGGCCAGCTCCCTGTTTCTGTATCCGGCAGATCGAGATGGACAATCTGGGCTTTCTGAAACGATACCTGAAACGGCACGCCCGCTTCCTCGAGTACCTCTCTTGCCCAGGCGCCGGCAGTCACGATCACTCCGTCAGCCGAAATCATTTCTCCGTTCACTTTTGCCCCGGCAGCTTTCTCTGGGGGGGTTTCCTCATAAACAATGCGCGCGTCTCCTTTGATAAAGCGGGCACCATGCTTATTTGCTCCATTTATGAGAGCCTGCCTCATCAGTCGGCCGTTGACCCGTGCTCCGCCGCTTACGAACACACCGCTGTATTTTTCGGCAAGAACGGGAAAACGTGCGGTTACATCCTCCGGGGTAAGTCTTGTGACGTCCCCCATTTCCGGTGCGGCGGGCTTTCGCTCAGCCGCACGCTTCACCATTTTATCAACCACGTCTTCTTTCGTGTGCAGGAGCATCGCCCCCACCTTGGCGTATCCGGTTTCCTCTTCTCCGTCCGCTTCAAGCATTTTAACGAGTTCCGGGTAATAGGC
Encoded proteins:
- a CDS encoding NAD(P)/FAD-dependent oxidoreductase encodes the protein MKSFIVIGAGILGASTAYHLARAGARVTIIDREDTGRATDAAAGIICPWLTQRRNKPWYRLVKGGAAYYPELVKMLEADGEEETGYAKVGAMLLHTKEDVVDKMVKRAAERKPAAPEMGDVTRLTPEDVTARFPVLAEKYSGVFVSGGARVNGRLMRQALINGANKHGARFIKGDARIVYEETPPEKAAGAKVNGEMISADGVIVTAGAWAREVLEEAGVPFQVSFQKAQIVHLDLPDTETGSWPVVMPPGRLYLLTFEEGRVVVGATHEDDTGFDPRVTAGGVQEVLSSGLSVAPGLTEATLTETRVGFRPFTPNFLPVAGPVPGKEGLYAANGLGSSGLTSGPYLGAELARKVLAKETELNLDDYDIASAIEGLEDRPNS
- a CDS encoding acyl-CoA thioester hydrolase/BAAT C-terminal domain-containing protein, which codes for MTCFLYPDIGRVDEPVQFHMDGFKPGEKVEIRAEWMDRSEYKWTSSITVTAGSDGKVQLSGDTEGPDFRTLFWQLAPVSSEVEGAVLQRSELAPFHIGITVVNETHEIVTERVITRLFVEDHIKQEEVDTPECQGTFFYPEKENSLPAVIVLGGSEGGVYEETAALLAAHGYAALALGYFGYPPLPPDLHEIPVETVNRAVQWLTDQPNVNGNEIACLGISKGGELALLAASQDSRIKAVIGEMPPSHVFQSLRQGRRSSSWSKDRTPVPFIPYSLDFTMRVEHAVAQWKKEPLGMRPVFERSLKKYGSGGEAALYVEKINGPVMLISGGADELWPSSSMCKTMMSRLSANSFAHEKKHLSFEDAGHVLTIPYLPARIPKSFPFKTGGTEEANARAGEQAWKETVAFLDRHFNPVKARIETVLFQK
- a CDS encoding antibiotic biosynthesis monooxygenase family protein; the protein is MYVVMNELHVPKEGRDNVSSRFAESAEKMKEVPGCLDFMFLDPSDDDNYQVVLTKWESEEDYRAWVDSRAFKDAHKKRRENLDKSPTSGNKIFEYKATHHL